One genomic segment of Eikenella corrodens includes these proteins:
- a CDS encoding stage II sporulation protein M, translating to MRQLFFEEQHQAFWRTFEQDLQQLEKRRGSLSAQKTALFMQNYRTVCHHLAVATDRCYSGGLTDYLQYLCERAHQLLYVGQQVSLWVRCRDFVMQGFPQLVRREKKLVWLAHALFYLPFIVAFLLAAFYPDSVDKIEGLQHGPQLADSYKEMLDQYSEGTNREAWQNFLMAGYYIFNNIGIAFQSFASGILFGLGTVYLTVMNGWVIGGAMGYMTRDPAGPAFFSFVGAHGAFELTGIVMAAAGGLRLGLALLNPLGLSRRDALRIQGKQAVGLMNGGFLMLFIAAFIEGFWSPITSIPMILKYIVSIAMWLLVYAYLLYAGRRAA from the coding sequence GTGAGGCAACTGTTTTTTGAAGAACAGCATCAGGCGTTCTGGCGTACGTTCGAGCAGGATTTGCAGCAGCTGGAAAAACGGCGCGGCAGCCTGAGTGCGCAGAAAACCGCTTTGTTTATGCAGAACTACCGCACAGTGTGCCACCATTTGGCGGTGGCCACCGACCGCTGCTATTCCGGCGGCCTTACCGATTATTTGCAATATCTGTGCGAACGCGCGCACCAGCTTTTGTATGTGGGGCAGCAGGTATCGCTGTGGGTGCGCTGCCGCGATTTCGTGATGCAGGGCTTCCCGCAGCTGGTGCGGCGTGAGAAAAAACTGGTGTGGCTGGCGCATGCGCTGTTTTACCTGCCGTTTATCGTGGCTTTCCTGCTCGCGGCGTTTTATCCCGACAGCGTGGACAAAATCGAAGGCTTACAGCATGGTCCGCAATTGGCGGATAGCTATAAAGAGATGCTGGATCAGTATAGTGAGGGTACCAATCGCGAGGCGTGGCAAAACTTTTTGATGGCCGGCTATTATATTTTCAACAATATAGGTATCGCGTTTCAAAGTTTTGCCAGCGGCATTCTGTTTGGTTTGGGCACGGTGTATCTCACAGTGATGAATGGTTGGGTAATCGGCGGGGCAATGGGCTATATGACCCGCGATCCGGCCGGGCCGGCCTTTTTCTCGTTTGTAGGTGCGCACGGCGCATTTGAGCTTACCGGTATTGTGATGGCGGCAGCAGGCGGCCTGCGGTTGGGTTTGGCGCTGCTCAACCCACTGGGTTTGTCGCGGCGCGATGCCTTGCGCATTCAGGGTAAACAGGCAGTTGGGCTGATGAATGGCGGTTTCCTGATGCTGTTTATTGCCGCGTTTATTGAAGGCTTTTGGTCGCCGATTACCAGTATTCCGATGATTTTGAAATATATTGTTTCCATAGCGATGTGGCTTCTGGTGTATGCCTATCTGCTGTATGCGGGCAGGAGGGCGGCATGA
- a CDS encoding RDD family protein, whose translation MSEPILSRLDTLLKVETPEAIDIYLRPASVFARSRAWFVDFILRGIWLMLSTMLFAFIFSGANGGDDGNIAKGLFFFMLFVNIFFTLWLYFVVFEVCWNGQTPGKKIFGLRVINDNGTHISWSASLLRNLLRVFDSLPFFYGIGMICGLCNPYGRRLGDIMASTVVVYVDKTRGQAERMDLGNIEAITPPVALTREEQQAILSFVERRRHLSAARTGELAQMMVEAIFGRQEDERSAEQLILGLAKYYAGEQRKEAA comes from the coding sequence ATGTCTGAACCCATTCTCTCGCGGCTGGATACCCTGCTCAAAGTTGAAACGCCAGAAGCCATTGATATTTATCTGCGTCCGGCTTCGGTGTTTGCCCGTTCGCGCGCTTGGTTTGTTGATTTCATTCTCCGTGGCATTTGGCTGATGCTCTCCACTATGTTGTTTGCATTTATCTTCTCTGGTGCGAATGGCGGTGATGACGGCAATATCGCTAAAGGCCTGTTCTTCTTTATGCTGTTTGTTAATATTTTCTTCACGCTGTGGTTGTATTTCGTGGTGTTTGAAGTGTGCTGGAACGGCCAGACGCCGGGCAAGAAAATCTTCGGCTTGCGTGTGATTAACGACAACGGCACGCATATTTCCTGGTCGGCTTCGTTACTGCGCAACCTGCTGCGCGTATTCGACAGCCTGCCGTTTTTCTATGGTATCGGCATGATTTGCGGCCTGTGCAATCCCTACGGCCGCCGCTTGGGCGACATCATGGCGTCCACTGTGGTGGTATATGTGGATAAAACGCGCGGGCAGGCCGAGCGTATGGATTTGGGCAATATTGAAGCGATTACTCCGCCCGTGGCGCTCACGCGTGAGGAGCAGCAGGCAATTTTGAGCTTTGTCGAGCGCCGCCGCCATTTGAGTGCGGCGCGTACCGGCGAGTTGGCACAAATGATGGTGGAGGCGATTTTCGGCCGTCAGGAAGACGAACGCAGCGCCGAGCAGCTGATCTTGGGTTTGGCCAAATATTATGCGGGTGAACAGCGGAAGGAGGCGGCGTGA